The genomic region TCCGACTGGAACCACGGCAATGCGCACTTCCTGCGTGGACTGATGCGCGTGCTGACCTCGAAGGGATGTTCCTGTCTCGCGCTCGAGCCTGAGGACTCCTGGAGCCGCACCAATCTCGAAAAGGCTCACGGGCGAGGTTATGCCGCCCGGTTCGGCCAAGCCTTTCCCACCCTTTCCAGCCAGCAATATGGCGCCGGCTTCGACCATCGCGCGGCGCTCGATGGCGCCGATGTGGTTATGGTTCACGAGTGGACCGACCCCGAGCTCATTGCCGAGATCGGGCGCATTCGCAAAGAGGGAGGCACCTTCACTCTCCTCTTTCACGATACCCACCACCGGGCGGTTTCGGCCGAACGCCAGATCGCCGATCTGATGCTGGAAAACTATGACGGCATCCTCGCCTTCGGGGAAACGCTGCGCCAGCGCTATCTCGACGCCGGTCGGGGGCGGCAGGTCTTCACCTTCCACGAAGCTGCCGATGTCGACCTTTTTCACCCCCTGCCACTGATCGAACGCCAGCGCGATCTTGTGTGGATCGGCAATTGGGGCGACGGCGAACGTACCGCCGAGCTTGAGGAGTTCCTGATTGCCCCGGCGCGCGAACTGGGGCTTACCGGGACCGTCCATGGCGTCCGCTACCCCGACCGGGCGATTGACCTGCTGGCCCAGGCCGGTCTGGATTATCAAGGCTGGCTGCCCAATGCCGAAGTGCCGCGCGTCTTTGCCAACCACCGCTTCACGGTTCACGTCCCGCGCCGGCCCTACGTCCAGGCGCTGCCGGGCATTCCCACGATCCGCGTCTTTGAAGCGCTCGCCTGTGGCATTCCGCTGATCTCGGCCCCCTGGCGGGACGAGGAGAACCTGTTCCGCCCGGGCGAGGATTTCCTTTTCGCGCGCAACGGCGAGGAGGTGCGGGCCCATATGCGAGACCTTCTTGCCGACCCTGAGCGCGGCCGCGCGCTGGCCCAATGCGGGCTCGAAACCATTCGAAACAGGCACACCTGCGCCCACCGCGTCGACCAGCTTTTCGACATCGTCCGCCAGCTCGATGGCAATGGCGCAGCCACCAGGGGGGCAGCATGACAAGGATCGCATTTTATGGGTCGAGCCTTGTGTCGTCCTACTGGAACGGCGCGGCCACCTACTACCGCGGATTGATCAAGGCACTGTCCGAGCTCGGCTACCGCACGACCTTTTACGAACCGGACGCCTATGACCGACAGAGCCATCGCGACATCGAGCCACCAGAGTGGTGCGAAGTCGTCGTCTACCCCGCCACATCCGAAGGCGTGCAGCAGGTAACCGACGAGGCCGGCAAGGCCGATATCGTCGTCAAGGCGTCCGGCGTCGGCTTTGCAGACGACATCATTTTCGAGCGCGTCCTAGGGAAAGTGCGCGACGACGCGCTCATCATCTTCTGGGACGTCGATGCACCGGCGACGCTCGCACAATTGCGCTCCGAACCGGGCCATCCGCTGCACCGCCACCTACAATCATGCGATCTGGTTCTAACCTATGGCGGCGGCGATCCCGTGGTGCACGCCTACCGCGAACTCGGCGTCGACCGATGCATTCCGATCTACAATGCCCTTGACCCCGACACCCATTTTCCCGTCGATCCCGACCCGCGTTTCGAGGCGCATCTAGGTTTCCTGGGCAACCGCCTGCCCGACCGCGAGGAGCGCGTCGAGGAGTTTTTCCTTAGAGCGGCCGTCGATTGCCCGGACCTCTC from Pelagibacterium sp. 26DY04 harbors:
- a CDS encoding glycosyltransferase, yielding MRFVFYTHSLVSDWNHGNAHFLRGLMRVLTSKGCSCLALEPEDSWSRTNLEKAHGRGYAARFGQAFPTLSSQQYGAGFDHRAALDGADVVMVHEWTDPELIAEIGRIRKEGGTFTLLFHDTHHRAVSAERQIADLMLENYDGILAFGETLRQRYLDAGRGRQVFTFHEAADVDLFHPLPLIERQRDLVWIGNWGDGERTAELEEFLIAPARELGLTGTVHGVRYPDRAIDLLAQAGLDYQGWLPNAEVPRVFANHRFTVHVPRRPYVQALPGIPTIRVFEALACGIPLISAPWRDEENLFRPGEDFLFARNGEEVRAHMRDLLADPERGRALAQCGLETIRNRHTCAHRVDQLFDIVRQLDGNGAATRGAA
- a CDS encoding glycosyltransferase, which encodes MTRIAFYGSSLVSSYWNGAATYYRGLIKALSELGYRTTFYEPDAYDRQSHRDIEPPEWCEVVVYPATSEGVQQVTDEAGKADIVVKASGVGFADDIIFERVLGKVRDDALIIFWDVDAPATLAQLRSEPGHPLHRHLQSCDLVLTYGGGDPVVHAYRELGVDRCIPIYNALDPDTHFPVDPDPRFEAHLGFLGNRLPDREERVEEFFLRAAVDCPDLSFLLGGSGWTDKPMPENVRALGHVGTADHNAFNRTPRAVLNISRESMARNGFSPATRVFEAAGAGACLITDYWEGIDMFLTPGSEVFVARDGKDVAEIVSSLDAQTATSIGEAALARVLREHTYDRRAKQVNAIFSAMLADRPREAAQ